The Halichoerus grypus chromosome 9, mHalGry1.hap1.1, whole genome shotgun sequence genomic sequence aGGTCATACTACTCTTacaataaatgtttctaaaaagtcCATTtacggggcccctgggtggcacagtcggttgagtaACCgactttggtttcagctcaggtcaagatctccggatcctgagatcaagccccacgtcaggctccacactcagcatggagtctgcttgagattctgtctccctctgcccttccccgcacTAGCTTGCTTGCTggctctctaaagtaaataaatcttaaaacaaaatagtcCATTTAcaattggaagaaaaaagaaaaactggagatGTCCTTATACCTAATACATAAATCTATAGCAAAAATGCTATTATGAGAATGAGGTAAAGTAAGTTATGGAAATTAACACTTGAACACTAAGTACATTCTTTCGTAAAGATTAATATTTTAACTAATCTCATACATAATGAAACTAAAATATATGTTAGGTAAACCACCAGGCAATGTCTTAGGTTTATTCTTTGAAACTACAGTGGGTAGTTAGTAGTTTTTCTAATAAATACAGTGCTGGGAAACTGTTCCATTACTCATTAAACTTACTGTCAAGTATTCATATGCTATACAAAATCCAGTACTATATATAGcaaacaccattaaaaaaattaattgcctCACCTCTTCTACTCTGCactgaagcaacagaaaaaaagagacaggaaaagaTTAGGAATATAGAGAATTCACACATTTGTATATAAAACTGCAGATCTGGAAGCATTCTaaattaaagcataaaaatactactcagaataaaattttaaagtgtttattaaTATTATACTAGATTCTACAGAAGTAATGGAAAAGATGAGTGTTAAGTAGCATTGACCAAGcatttttatatctaaaatacTTAATTTGATTTCCATTTAAGGGAAAAATTTTCCAGCCAAGTCTATAAGAGTACTTACTGATCTGATTCAAAGTTTCCTGAGGAATCCAACTCATGTCAACATCATTCTGACTTGATGTACCCATCTCTACCTTCTGTATGGGTCTCTTGCGCTAAGAGAgcataaaaacattattttaaaggaGTTCTATTATAATGTTCACTATAATATTAAAAAAGCTATTAAGCTATctaatttaaatatcttaaacaaaTACATCCTCTTCAAAACATATTCctacttattttattaattagaaagagaaaatcatgCCTAACACCaattataaagaataaatgataaGGAATAAATCTTCACAACGATTCATTTTCAGGTTTTAAAGGCCTTTTCCTTTGCTATAAAAACTTCATAGGTCGGTGGGCTGGTGGACCAACTAAGAACTTCTATTTATATagtgattttctttccctttgggaatcaaatcaaagaataaatttattttaacatccAACAAAATTCAAGATAATTACTGAAACACTGCATGCAGGCAGGTAGATTTCTGCACTGTTGGcatagataaaacaaaaattttaaatctcatttaagCTAACAACCTCAAACTCTGTCCCTGGAGTATATGCAGCAAAACTGCTAGGAAGAAAGTGATTCAATTCCTTCCTTAATCTTGCTCTTAAACAACAAACCTAATCATTTACGTAAGAGTATTAAGTATACAGTCCAAAAACTGGACTCTGAATACACGAAAACTAAAAATGGcttcattcaaataaaaaaacaaaaactgaagatgTCATTATACCTAATACATAAATCTACAGCAAAAATGCTATTATGAGAATGAGGTAAAGTAAGTTATGGAAATTAACACTTGAGCACtaagtatttctcttttaaagagcaagtacttaataaaaatttgacACAAATCTTGTTATACTTTCCATTGAGAGGAATAATATGGGTTGttccgttttttgttttttgtttttttttttttgcagggaggacagggagatAAAGATACAGTGAAAGAGAAACCATGATTATAACAGGTGCTTCAGTGTTGCCATTTTAGTACCCTTACAAGAAAGCAGAAGTTTGATAGAATACAGccaaatttattctttctttttcaaatgaaaagacTCATTTAACTGCTAACTGGAAATtatccctagagttaagagtattaaagcaaatataaaagcTGTGTTGCTTCTAGGTTGAATAACATATCCATGAAAAAGTATAGTAAATAGAACGAAATCTTATGTCTGAGtttaaggaataaaaattctAGCATGATTTAGAATTACAATATAAAAGTAAAGATCATTCTGGAGGGTGTAGCCAAAAGACCCTAAATGCATTTGTGTATGGAAGTCTAAACAGATCCAAGTCACATATCCAAGGTCTCATcttcaggttttattttaaaaaggtataacaAATGTATAAATACACAAGCCCACAGTTGAGAGCAAGAAGCCACAAATAACTAGATTATACTTAGCATGGTAACAACTTTTGAAGTATGGCTAAGAGTCATTCATCTAGAATTACCTTTCTAGATTCCAGGAGTTGGTGAAGGCCAACAACAACCAAGAGCCCAAGACCAGCAAGGAACATATACATAAAGATTCtgatataaaaggagaaaaaacaaactggCTTTAATTCATAAGAAACACCACAACTAATTAAAACTGTAATTCTGCTCTAACTCAAACAATACCATAGCTATAATcacaactgtaattttttttaagattttatttattcatttgagacaaagagagagagagagagagagagaaagcatgagcagggagagaggcagagggagagagagaagcaggctccccgccgagctaggagcccgatgtggggcttgatcccaggactctgggatcatgacctgagccgaaggcagacgcttaaccatctgagccacccaggtgcccctacaactATAATTCTAACACGATATACGCTTTCCAAATAACCTGGggggcaaaggaagaaaatattttatattcaacttAAATCTAGATAGTAAGTTTCAGAGATTTACTCTATCTTTAAGAACAATTAGTCAAAAAAAGCAATTATATgatctaaaatgaataaaatttcctTATAATTTATTACACTCAAGCTCAGTTAAAATAATTGCATTAAGTTTTATCTCCCACAAATATTGTATTTTGCATAATTTGACTTAAAAATTGCTTTTGGTCAATTACATATAGGTATACAGTGACAAATGACTCATCCTCATTCACCAAGAACACAGTTTTTAAGATAACAtctagtttatatttttaatagcaacTGAAGAGGTATATAACTTAGATGACGCTGGTGATCAGCTCATGAGCATGAGGtagaaaagaatttagaaaagagGGGACATTCAGAAagctaactttttatttttttttaaagattttatttatttatttgacagagagagacacagcgagagagggaacacaagcagggggagtgggagagggataagcaggcttcccgctgagcagggagcctgatgtggggctcgatcccaggacccggggatcatgacctgagccgaaggcagacgcttaacgactgagccacccaggcgtgcccaactatctttttaaaacaatttttgtcATTTCCCATTATCTTTCCCAACTCACTATTAATAGTTATAAAAACCACCTAAAATATGGATTTATATAGAAAGGATTTCACAAAAATCTACAGTCTGGTCCATTTTCACTATTAAAACAAATGTTGACAGGAGTAAGCCTTCCAGGCCTGCCCTGTGAGATCAAGATCTACGTATTGCAGATTTCACTTACGTTTCTCCATCTAACCCATCCTCTCTTTCAATAATCGTAACTGTTTGATTGAAGACAGCATCTTGGAATACATTGccctattaataaaataaattacaaaaatgtcaacagcattgaaaaaaacaaaagattttaagatttcttaaaacCATTACCCTAACAGATAAAAAACAGCTTTCTCATCACTTAGGTAAGACTCAAAAAAGTCACATGTAATTACACTCACTCAAAGTCAGAGACTCAACATTATAATATTACTTTcttccacaaaataaaaaatgcctcCAACTTTGCTAAAGTTGTCCTGTGCTTTcgtgagggcagggaaggggaaatGTGTGAGAAACcagggaagtaaaataaaaaggggaTAAATGCACAGAAAGAAGCAGAGCCCACAGAACACCCATAAACTAGAAGCCATAACTTCTGTTGTGTATAATCCTCCAAAAAAAGGTGAAGAGcatgaaaatatatatagtagCAGCTGCAGTAGCAGATTTAAGAACTATACCTGAACAGAAGTCAAATCCATGTTCTAAATTCACAATGGATTGGGAAATCAATTTACAATAAATGCAATTTTCAgtaccaaaatatttttctgttgcaGTCTTGGAATAATTTTGTCAGTTCAACACAGCTTCAGTTTTCAAATACAAGAATCACTCGGACAATACACAGAAAGCTGTTTCCAGTGTTTGATGCTTCACGCTAAGGCAGCACTTCTCAAAACTGTCACTTATTGCTAAACTATAATTATGTAAGGTTTACTTCAAAATCTTTGCACCTGCATTCCTCCAATGACAATTCCAGGAATCAGAATACATTGATGATACAAATTAACATTCAAAATGGTACTAAAACTGCATATGTGTCTGTTGGATTAAGTTTAATTCTGcttgaaaacaagacaaaatatgTAACTATTCAAACTGCTTAACTATAAAGTTGAGGaagattaatatattttgaaggatGAAAAACTCTTcccactaatttaaaaaaaaaaacttaattgcaGCATGAGAAATTTATCTTAACATAAGTAAACATGTTGACACTACATGAAGAAAAGGTTGAGTAAGCGTCCAAAAGAGGATgaaatttccttctctgaaaactttttgaaaaggaaatggtTTAGATGTGTTCTCATCTGAAGGATGTAATAGTTAGCACCTACAGGTCAACTCCCAGCAGTAAAATTCTAGTGGGCTTCtctcattcatatatatatatatatatatatatatatatatatatatatatatattaaaaaccacaagACAACAGAGCTTATATTAGACTATTTGGTTCTCATAAACCATAAACCTCACTGCTCTATCCTAAAAAtatctgattatatttttatctacgagcatataaaatgatggaaaaacagTACAGAAAGCCGTTAAAACTTAcaaataaaagcagtaaaatgggcaaaatgcaAGCAATGAATGGAGGTACAAAACAAACTACCctatatattttaacatcttaATAAGCAATAGACTCCACTGTGTGGCTTACTGTTCTTTTAGGCTCAAGCTCAAGTCACATCTGCTTTCCTACTACAGCCCGTAACACTCATCTCTAGTATGTATCACTTATGCTGGAATATCACCTGTTTGTATCTATCTGCCCCACTGGATTCTAGACCTGAAGACAAATACGTGCAACTTATTTTTGCCTCCCTGTTGCCCATCACAGTTCCAACCATAAACAGGcacttgaatgaataaatacaagaCTATTCATCAAACAATGTCAATTGTCCTCATCTATCtctaacttcaaaaaaaaaaaaagagggtttaGAAGGccttacattcaaatctttgtAGTTCAGATTGATGACTAGACCAAAGGGTCGTCCACCCATGGGCTCTGCAGGAATGAAGGAATATTCAAAAGTTGCCTGTCTCTGGGGTGGTACTACAGTGTTCAGAGGAAGAGCTGTGAAATTCTGGATATAAAACTGGTAGTCCTGAGGATAACGGAATGAGGCATCTAAGGATTCAACAATAAAATCTTCTGTACCCTTGTTTGTAAAGCCTACTAGGAACTTCACAATGTTATTCGCTGGaaaatctaagaaacaaacaaaaaaagaaaccagaagatTACAAAATGTTCAAAGCACACAAAATAAATAGACATCACTAAGGATTTGGGTACCCTTTTCTACAAGTGGACTTGGTTTCAGAATCTTTTTCAGTAGTGCACTCCAGTTACCAACTAGTAACTGATTACAGTTGGTGTATAAACTGAAACCCTTGCCTGTACTCTAGCATTCTCACTTCAGAACTGAACGGAGCATCTCAATGTTAGACTATATCACTTCCACGCTGTGTGGTCTAAGAAAGAGTTGTGTACTTTTAGCAGTAAGATTATCTTGCAGTGGGACTACTTGTCTTGAAGTCACTTCCAACTTATATCTGTTATCTGTGCAGATAAGAATGACAGAAAGGTAAGTCTAAGAGGTCCACCTAAAAATCATAGTATCTGTTaaagtattgaaaaaaaaaaaattagggccgcctaggtggctcagtcgttaagtgtctgccttcggctcaggtagccctgctcagcgagaagcctgcttctccctctcccactctccctgcttgtgttccctctcttgctgtctctgtcaaataaataaataaaatctttaaaaaaaagaaaaaaattaaccaggTAACCCATACCACTTCAAGCAATCAGTCAAAACACAAATTTGAAGGTACAACCCAATGAGGAAGCtataaaaaaaaggagggaaaatctCTTAATCAAATCATACTTTTTGTAAGCATAAAATTCGAATATATGtgggaataaaacaaaacttgagaAGATGAAGATAATTAataacttcaaaaagaaaagtcttcAATAATTATATGTGGCCTACAGAGCTGAGTTTCACCCAGTTTAGCAGAGGCTTTGGGACAGACACATCTGGGTCCGTCTTCAAAATCTATTTACCAAATGAGTAACCCTGGACATGTTCTtcacctctctaaacctcagtttaaCAGTAACTATCCTCAGACGGTTTCTGTTAAGATTAAATGAATGCACACAAAATACTGAGAACAGTGTTTGCTTATAGCTCTCCATAAATATAAgacatcatattttcttttaatgaaactAGGCTCTAATCCAGGCCTAATCATGCAGATTTAATATTTCACTAATATTTACACTCAAATTATGAGTCAGTTTACTGTGGCAATTtgagaaaagtttaaaaacagtttCTTCCAAAAGAACATTTAACTTCTAATTAAAATAGATAGTATTTAATTTCCCCCTTAGTTTAAATGCCAGGAATACTACCTTATGGATATGGGTAATCACACATATAAGAGGATTTTTTTGAAATACGTATTTATACCATACTTGTAATGtaagaaagaggaagatgaaTAAAGATCTTAAGCATTACTAATGCTTCCCCAAAAAAGTGAGCTTGTCATTTGAAAAATTCCTATGTCTGAGTTAAAACTAACATTTCTCTATTACCTTCTCCTTTCACAAACAGGATAGTTGTATCTGCACTTGGTGAAGCTTCAGGTTCACCAGatacatcttcttcctctttatcTTCAGCCTAACAAAAACATTAGAAAGATAATTATGGAGgaaaatacatcatttaaaaataatgacttcaCTAGATTTGGGACAAAATACTTCTTCTCCAAGACTCTGCTGGGATTAGTAGTGGTATGAATTTCAGTGTATCTCATCAGTTAACACAGAACTTTCAGAGTGGTGTGTCTCAAAGAATAATACGTGTACTAATCCCCTGGGGATTTTTTGCAGCTCTGATACAGTTCTAGGGAAAGCCtgaaattctgtatttctaaaagcACCCAGGAAATACCAAGGCTGCAGGTACTCAAGCCACATTTTGGAACCGTAAGTTTCTAGAGCATGGTTGGTAAACTTTTATCTGTCAAGtctgaaaaaagtttaaaaacagtgTCTTTCAAAGGAACATTTAATTCGCAGTTAaaacaaatagtatttattttcccCCTTAGTTTAAATGCCAGGAATAGTACCTCACAGGAAAAAGTCTCAAACTTAGTCTTCCTGCCCGCCATCCTCCCACAAGGGTGAAGGAAACAATACTCCGAAAGCAGCACCAACCCAAGGACCCAGATatcaaatatttttggctttgggaACCAGGAGGTCCGTCtggcaactactcaactctgagGTGTCagtatgaaagcagccacagacaatatgtagaATTATAAGGATAACTAGACTTAGCCTGTAGCCATTTTGCCGACTTCTGTTCTAGCGCACCttgtcatcaccccaaaagatTTCTATCCCAATTAACAGAACAATTTTCCTGTGAGAAGATGTCACACAACTTGGAAgaggtggcttaaaaaaaaaagtgagcaggATCATATTGGGATGATGGAAAGGTCCTAAAATTCAGAGTTGCTCAACTTGGTACATTTACTATGGATTGTTGAATTACATGTTTAAAACAGGTTAATagtatgatatgtaaattatatctcaatgaagttgttacaaaatgtgaacaaattttaatttaaaattttaatcctcagggtgcctgggaggctcagttggttaagcgtctgccttcggctcaggtcatgatcccagggtcctgggatcgagacccgcatctggctccctgctcagtggggagcctgcttctccctctccctctgcccctttcccccactcattctctctctctgtcaaataaataaataaaatctttaaaaaaaattaccttaaaaaaaatttttttaaaaattttaatcctcAGTGCAGCACTTCTAGAGGCATCAATGAGGATTATCATTTAGGAATGAGAGATACTCACACACTTGAAGTGTTCAGGTCTTTAATAAATTGAGATGCTTAAGGGCACCACTGTTTACTGGCATTTCGCTTTTCTCACTTATGTAAAACACTCTCTCTCCCAATAGACAGACTTCTCATGGGCAAAGACTgtcttatactttaaaaattcttcacaCCCAGCTCATACACTCAAGAGAAGACACTCAGACATTTGTTCGATGACTGTGCAATTGTTTGATGTTATATATTAAGTATCCTTGATGATACCCTTCATTTAGTAAGAGTTAGTGAATTTCTACTTTTGAGAAGAGACCCACAAATAGGAAGAGACCAGAGACAAGAAGGCAGGAACCAACCATAAGCTGTAATAAGGAGGAAAGAGTATACTTGAGAAATGGTTAAGAGAAATCACCCCGAAGATTCGATTAATGGGTTGtgggataaaaagaaatggaagtcaTAAGGCAAGAGCTTGAATCACTAGAGCCatatcaaaacagaaaatattttatggaggTGGGATGGACGGTAAAAGCTGAATTCCATTTTGAAGATATAAGATTTCAGGTATGAATAGAGTATCCAGATGGTGCTATCCGGCAGAGAGCTGGAAATAAAGGTATGGAGCTCAGTAAGGTAAATAGCTAGAGACAAGATCTGAAGGTCATCGGTAAAAGATGGTGCTGGTTGAAACCACGGGTTTCATCAACATTAAAGagccaagcagagggagagaaggttgTAGAGACCAAGCAGCAGCAGCTGGGCAGAGGAAATTAAGGGGCGGGGGACAGAAGCCAACATGA encodes the following:
- the SSR1 gene encoding translocon-associated protein subunit alpha isoform X3, which encodes MRVLSRLLLLLLLVFPATLLLRSGPGGSLATAQDLTEDEETVEDSIIEDEDDEAEVEEDEPTDLAEDKEEEDVSGEPEASPSADTTILFVKGEDFPANNIVKFLVGFTNKGTEDFIVESLDASFRYPQDYQFYIQNFTALPLNTVVPPQRQATFEYSFIPAEPMGGRPFGLVINLNYKDLNGNVFQDAVFNQTVTIIEREDGLDGETIFMYMFLAGLGLLVVVGLHQLLESRKRKRPIQKVEMGTSSQNDVDMSWIPQETLNQIMQSRRGEAINFFNGVCYI
- the SSR1 gene encoding translocon-associated protein subunit alpha isoform X2, which encodes MRVLSRLLLLLLLVFPATLLLRSGPGGSLATAQDLTEDEETVEDSIIEDEDDEAEVEEDEPTDLAEDKEEEDVSGEPEASPSADTTILFVKGEDFPANNIVKFLVGFTNKGTEDFIVESLDASFRYPQDYQFYIQNFTALPLNTVVPPQRQATFEYSFIPAEPMGGRPFGLVINLNYKDLNGNVFQDAVFNQTVTIIEREDGLDGETIFMYMFLAGLGLLVVVGLHQLLESRKRKRPIQKVEMGTSSQNDVDMSWIPQETLNQINKASPRRLPRKRAQKRSVGSDE
- the SSR1 gene encoding translocon-associated protein subunit alpha isoform X1, which produces MRVLSRLLLLLLLVFPATLLLRSGPGGSLATAQDLTEDEETVEDSIIEDEDDEAEVEEDEPTDLAEDKEEEDVSGEPEASPSADTTILFVKGEDFPANNIVKFLVGFTNKGTEDFIVESLDASFRYPQDYQFYIQNFTALPLNTVVPPQRQATFEYSFIPAEPMGGRPFGLVINLNYKDLNGNVFQDAVFNQTVTIIEREDGLDGETIFMYMFLAGLGLLVVVGLHQLLESRKRKRPIQKVEMGTSSQNDVDMSWIPQETLNQINKASPRRLPRKRAQKRSVGSDERRRRETH